A genomic stretch from Gardnerella leopoldii includes:
- a CDS encoding metal-sensitive transcriptional regulator translates to MKSYDIDKEKLIVRMHRVQGQLAAVNTMIENDAKCQDVLMQLSAATAALHSLAVIVAREHVNKEIHESVKIGTEGGADAAMEDISGIIDRLLRYEKA, encoded by the coding sequence ATGAAAAGTTATGATATTGATAAAGAAAAACTGATAGTACGCATGCATCGAGTACAAGGTCAGCTTGCAGCAGTCAATACTATGATTGAAAACGATGCGAAGTGTCAAGATGTTCTTATGCAGCTTTCCGCTGCAACTGCTGCTTTACATTCTTTAGCAGTGATAGTGGCAAGGGAACATGTCAATAAAGAAATACATGAATCTGTAAAAATTGGTACCGAAGGAGGTGCCGATGCAGCAATGGAAGATATTTCTGGTATCATTGACAGGTTATTGCGTTACGAAAAAGCGTAG
- a CDS encoding YigZ family protein — translation MINSHNILHTVRQLQSQPFEASFVEKKSEFIGCICHIDNLDDAVEFMQSVRFKNPKARHVAYAAICGSSKAQLRERMSDDGEPTGTAGKPILDVLRSSNLTDCVVTVTRYFGGILLGAGGLTRAYARAASMAVESAQIVDIITCTRFTCKLQYQQLRMLQHIVSQMEGIIDNEIYGAEISLNIAIPTLKSQEFLDMVQNAFSGSVVPEADGTLSNKLIDTKR, via the coding sequence GTGATTAATTCGCATAATATTCTGCACACTGTTCGTCAATTGCAATCGCAGCCTTTCGAGGCTTCTTTCGTAGAGAAAAAATCAGAGTTTATTGGATGTATTTGTCATATTGACAATCTTGACGATGCTGTGGAATTTATGCAATCAGTGCGTTTTAAGAATCCTAAAGCTCGTCATGTTGCTTATGCTGCAATTTGTGGCTCATCGAAAGCTCAATTGCGTGAGCGCATGAGTGACGATGGTGAGCCAACTGGAACAGCAGGAAAACCAATATTAGATGTACTTAGATCGTCAAATTTAACAGATTGTGTAGTAACAGTAACGCGATATTTTGGCGGTATTTTGCTTGGAGCTGGTGGTCTAACCAGAGCTTATGCGCGTGCGGCAAGTATGGCAGTAGAATCTGCGCAAATAGTTGATATTATTACGTGCACTCGTTTTACTTGCAAGTTGCAATATCAACAATTGCGAATGTTGCAGCATATTGTAAGCCAAATGGAAGGCATAATTGACAACGAAATCTATGGTGCTGAAATTTCTCTTAATATTGCTATTCCAACTTTAAAATCACAAGAATTTCTTGATATGGTTCAGAATGCTTTTTCTGGAAGCGTTGTGCCGGAAGCAGATGGTACTCTAAGTAATAAGCTGATAGATACTAAGCGTTAA